The Calliphora vicina chromosome 3, idCalVici1.1, whole genome shotgun sequence genome contains a region encoding:
- the LOC135954233 gene encoding uncharacterized protein LOC135954233: MDGFKLIKTTFEKNKEIVGINFNGDESYYLFVEEVMKVYNLPKGSEIQVYSGEFIIKPHIFSNFVAQYISNLDFVLDIKVASTIKRCHTATTSNEPPQLPTTLEIQQIPEIQLVMKERALQNKHRTRIAKAVIALILTDNPDKRLLREEFMQLAESIVEIFPTEVKETYYVPFTKGHLARGKLYDAYNNTRARLSATGVIRRRIKFKTHSTAVADDSSILSDGEFDENQLEIIKSGCADWNLVLEIWQKTHCFRQNEFKNENLEAMEYMDKYKVLQHEHNYELFEIDYRMLYPTAKSIYEWKLYYHKVIDKAEKLKDNYVKEILNCITNTWEEDSKLALSLLLVPYLLPTSRQKTKLEVQESFICYNKNIVKEEEDDEENDYVKRIKLDNQPKVYLVGDCINTISFAYLDMYGRRHRFLNPLQAIEVCFQCLMAMNIKYPKCCEHVWLFMQKLIFQIDTPHDAVIPSTNTLINDLQLQ; encoded by the exons ATGGATGGTTTTAAACTGATAAAGACAACTTTTGAaaagaataaagaaatagtTGGAATAAATTTTAATGGCGATGagagttattatttatttgtagaaGAAG ttatgaaagtgtacaacttgccGAAAGGCTCCGAAATACAAGTATATTCCGGAGAATTTATTATAAAGCCGCATATATTTTCAAACTTTGTGGCACAATATATTAGCAACCTGGATTTTGTGTTGGACATTAAAGTGGCaa GTACTATAAAACGGTGTCATACTGCAACAACATCCAATGAACCACCTCAATTACCTACAACTTTG GAAATCCAACAAATTCCTGAAATACAACTAGTTATGAAGGAAAGAGCTTTGCAAAATAAGCACCGAACAAGGATAGCAAAGGCAGTTATAGCTTTGATTCTTACTGACAATCCGGACAAAAG GCTATTAAGAGAAGAATTTATGCAATTGGCGGAATCCATAGTTGAAATCTTTCCCACTGAGGTTAAGGAAACCTATTACGTGCCCTTCACAAAAGGCCATTTAGCAAGGGGTAAACTATACGACGCCTATAATAACACAAGGGCACGATTAAGTGCTACAGGAGTTATAAGAAGACGTATTAAATTTAAGACCCACTCAACGGCCG TTGCGGACGACTCAAGTATTTTAAGTGATGGCGAATTTGATGAAAATCAATTGGAAATTATAAAATCAGGATGTGCTGATTGGAACTTGGTACTGGAAATATGGCAAAAAACACACTGTTTCAgacaaaatgaatttaaaaatgaaaatttagagGCAATGGAATATATGGACAAATATAAGGTGCTGCAACATGAACATAATTATGAGTTg TTCGAAATAGATTACAGAATGTTATATCCTACAGCAAAAAGCATTTACGAATGGAAATTATATTATCACAAAGTAATCGATAAAGCCGAAAAGCTAAAAGACAATTacgttaaagaaatattaaactgTATTACAAATACCTGGGAAGAAG ATTCAAAACTAGCATTATCCTTGCTGTTAGTACCTTATCTCTTACCAACCTCtagacaaaaaacaaaattggaaGTACAAGAATCGTTTATTTGTTATAACAAG AATATTGTAAAAGAAGAGGAAGATGATGAGGAGAATGATTACgttaaacgtataaaactcgATAATCAGCCAAAAGTTTATTTAGTCGGTGACTGCATCAATACTATCAGCTTTGCTTACCTGGATATGTATGGAAGAAGACACCGATTTCTCAATCCTTTGCAAGCCATCGAAGTATGCTTTCAGTGTTTAATggcaatgaatattaaatatccCAAATGTTGTGAACATGTTTGGTTATTCATGCAAAAACTTATTTTCCAAATAGACACACCACACGATGCAGTTATACCATCCACAAATACCCTGATAAATGATCTACAATTGCAATAA